In the Phaseolus vulgaris cultivar G19833 chromosome 7, P. vulgaris v2.0, whole genome shotgun sequence genome, one interval contains:
- the LOC137829339 gene encoding uncharacterized protein, protein MPLRDDGPAIAVVGVTGAVGQEFLSDHDFPYRSIKMLALQCSAGGRIVFEDRDYVLEELTADSLDGVDIALFSAGGSISKKFGPAAVDRGTVVVDNSSVFGMDENLALVIPEVNPEAMQHIKAGTGKGALIANPNYSTITNRSQIY, encoded by the coding sequence ATGCCCCTCCGCGATGACGGCCCCGCCATCGCCGTCGTCGGCGTCACCGGCGCCGTTGGCCAGGAGTTCCTCTCCGACCACGACTTCCCCTACCGATCCATCAAAATGCTGGCCTTGCAGTGCTCCGCCGGCGGCCGCATCGTCTTCGAGGACAGGGACTACGTCCTGGAGGAGCTCACCGCGGATAGCTTGGACGGCGTCGACATCGCGCTCTTCAGCGCCGGCGGCTCCATCAGCAAGAAGTTCGGCCCCGCTGCGGTGGATCGGGGTACGGTGGTGGTAGACAATAGCTCCGTATTTGGGATGGACGAGAATCTGGCGCTGGTTATTCCCGAAGTGAACCCCGAAGCGATGCAACACATCAAAGCCGGAACAGGAAAAGGGGCTCTCATTGCGAACCCTAATTACTCCACCATAACAAATAGGTCTCAGATATATTAA